TACTAAATCCACTAAAGTCTAAATGTTTGATTATACACAAGAATAGAAGGTTCTCTTTGTCGAATGTTGATATTATGATAGATGGTAAGAATCGATGTAGTCACTAGTGGTAAGAATTTAggacataagcgtaggaaggcctctgaggagggggcttagaccccccccagaaaaattgtagcccccccagaatttgaaactctatttatgattttccatttttcaataaatgtcaatagtatatacaatcgcacaaagttccgctaaagacttttatgaacaatcgaattacttgggttgtggtagcagttgccgatggcaatatttgaagtcagatgtttatgaaataaagctgtggttgaacttatgattgatttagtttagtcagccgttgcaatgaatttgcatcacttcttaaagttagatccgaattcagtgttttgattgtgaattaaaaaattttgtgatattttcccaaataaataatttttatattgtttttatgattttttatgcattctgacgcttgtttgaaacgtttttcctcgaataatttccaaaattatcgatttttctataatggatttagcagttttgtggcaaaatttgaataatttgtaccaatttatttattcttactcttttttaaactattttttattaaactattataaacaaaaaattacacattaaaatatgaaaaaaatgaagtaaaaaaacttcctgtgtagttaaaataattgaggacatttttggacgtacttttaaagttgtgcctctagaacaactcacaatttttttgctggggaaagtgtggaactacttttaattgctttattataaattaattgtcgagttattttgatgtctaatttttattcaattttatgaaataaaacattaattgaacctatatgttcagtctataaatttttagctaggggggctatagccccccctaggaaaattgtctagctacgctaatgatttaGGAGTGGTATTCCATAGCACTTTGAGTTGGTTGAGTCATGTAAACACGGTCGTTGGACAGGCATATGCTAGATTACGTTCTTTATGGGTTACTCATACCTACACACCATTCAATATTCGACTTCTCCTGGCGAAAAGTCTTTTGATACCGGGTTCAATTTACGGATCTGAACTCTTCGCGAATTGTGACTCCGTGAGCAAAAATAGACTTAACGTGGCATTCACTAGTTCGTTATGTGTATGGGTTACGCAGGACTGATCATGTTTCGCATGTTACAGACTCCCTCTTTGGCTTTAGTTTTAATACATACCCTGCTTAATGTCAAATCGttagtatttctacataaattgatttacaGACGAAAACCAAGCTATCTCTATGATAGAATTCGGTTTACAAGATCTGATAGGAATAGGAATATAATACCCTTTAGAAGGACAAGTCTTGTATCCAAATGGCAGTTCTTTATTGGCACGATACGTCTCTGGAACACTCTACCACCCGATATACAATGCATCAGCAATGCATCATCTTTTAAGAagagtattcaaaatttatttcacaattagaatatttaatattaaaattttgctggtAGATATAATATTGACCCACAATTTCAATCATCAAGAATGCAAtggatttgaatattaaaagtattttcttaattttttctttaatattaatattagtctttattttatttatttaaatttttctttttttcttttatctttaaaatttaaatattgtatttataATCTGTTATAATAtgcactgtaattataagattttaatcttgttgtgtaggtactcaataaaatgaaatgatgtATTAGGAGTAAAatgtggcctctgtggacatatgtgtATAAGTCGGCCACAGAAGCTTAAGCTTTACTCCGACTTTCGtgagattttgcacagggtgtacacttcacattcttactatgcatgccaaatttgatttaaatcgcttcagattcagatatatctCCCACGTATATCTATAGTCCGACTTATatacatatgtccacagaggccacattttactccgatttatatCAGAATGAAGTGGGGGGAATATCATACGGAAAACGACGGTGAACTGTCTGAATAGGCAGGTAGCAATTTTTGATTAGTGAAGACGGAtttaatttggataaaaatcctcaatggattcgaaaacatgaaatttttcgtgaatcttgTTTTAACGGCTCTAAACCAATTACAAAAAACTAATTGAGCATTGTAGACACATTATCGGCGAACCTATACAATCGTTAGCTATTTCCTTTATGCCTGATAAAGGTGATAGAGGATATTCAAAAGTAAAAGTCGCTTGCTATATGTGCTACCATGATGAGAAAAAAAGGAAGCGTCCTACAAGTAAATATGTGGGCAAAGTAAAACACCAGTCTTTGTGGAGCACAGCTTGGTGCAAACCAAACACTTCAGTTgcccaaattatatatatttcgagtttttatttcctcttcttttatttgtattattttgatatgaaatatttcaaaaaaatcaactaaaagtatcttaaaccaaaatatttacatttgtaaatagtggcagattttgaagaaaaatacaaaaatgtattgaacAACTGCAATATTAAATATGTACATATTATGAAAGAGCACGAAAAATTAGCCACTGAgtccaaatttaataaaaatcggataaatattgttgaaatggcaagagtgtcaaaaatgaaatatttacatttgtatataGTGCCAAAGCTAGGGTTAAGAAGAAAATGCATGGGATTTTCCTGACTTTTTTCTATCCGATGTCTACTGAACATCAACATATAGCTCAACATCGTTCATCGGCTTTTAAGAATGTGCATATGAATCAGCTGCAAGCAAGAATTgtaaggaacaaactccctgttCCAAGTAAGAATCCTAAAAGTGAAGAACAACAAATGCCATTGctcacattttattctataaatgtaaatttcataATGGGGATCCCATACGATAGAGCCATAAACAGGTAGTTAAAAAGCATTTTGGCTTCGAAAAGATTAGttaaaaataacttaaattaaaaaaaaataatttaaattatggtCAGGCAAGACGATTATACTTAATGTGGGTTACATAAAAAGATGAACTCGTGGGAATTGGATTTTTAGGactttaatatataattttatcacattaaaattatACTCTGATTCATTTTTTAGACAATAATTTTAAGCATAttcatttctaatgaaattgtgCAATTACTTCGAAATtggtaaaatgaaaaataataataataagtttaTTCGCATTTTTATTTAATGAGTTTTTGTTctagtataaatatatatgatacTTTCAACATCTTAATAGAGACACATTTAGTTCAATATATAGGCTATATAATAAGTTCATTCCTTttgaagaaaatatataaatataaaaagaatTGTATCTTTAGAAAAATAACCATTACATCTAGTGTTGTTAAGACACttattatatacaattttctttagcaaactTAAAGGACACTAACGACTATTATGGCTATGAATAAAACAATTATGACAATCCAATACCCTAAAATGGACAAATGtggatatttatttttaatttgaaaactaTCTCTTTATATGTCTACATACCATAAGTTTTGTCTTCGTTTCGGCTAATTCGATTTACGCCTTGAGTTTGCTGGTTTACACCTCTTTCAACTCGTTCGACAGAGTTAGCTAGATTATCTAATAtatctgaaataaaaattaaattaaaaattaattgatatgaaATTACTGTGGGAGCTATTAATTTTGTGTGGCCAATGTTGTCGATTGATAATATTGATGCATGGAATTATTTGCCCCATATGTTTTACATGAAAAGCATATGATTATTgtgaataatataaaaaattcaataccaTTTTGTTCTTCAAATTCTTGGCCTATTTGTGTAGCCAACGCTCTTTGACGGGATATCGTTTGTGATAATGTTTCCAGACCACGATTTTGCTCTTCCAGTATATCGATTTGTGCTTGTTTCAAACGatttacatcaataacatctgCTGTACCCTGAGCATTTTCTACAGATCTGCCTGTACGATTAGATGGAGAAGCCGACCAAATACTAGATGATGCTGAGTTTTCCAGCAAGGCTGTGCGATCACTTCTTGTGGCACTTGTGTATCTATTTTTTAAGAGTTGACGTTGAGACTGCAAAGAGTCCCACAATTGTTGACGTCTTTCGATTTCTTGGTATGTCCTGAAAGAATTGAATGAATAGAATAGTTCATTTTAATCTACAAATTGCTTAACACTTACACTGTTTGACTTTTCGACGCCTCATTCagtttatatttcaattcttgcaaTTCCCTATCAAATTGCCTTATTCCCAGCTGTATGGATGATGTCAGACGGTTATAGTCCGGCGATGATGCATTTTTGTTATCACGATCATTCAGTTGAGTTAGCAATGTTTGGTTTAAACGGGAACAGGATTCGTATTCCGTGAGCCTAGAAGCGTTAAGTAAATTTGTGAGGATAATAATGTCTCATGCAAAAATCCTGTTCTTTTATCAAAcgttaattttatacaaaacatatttttattataataacatcTCATTACGCTTATATGGAAGATCACTTTAAATCATACCATGAATCAACATCTACCAGTGCCATGATCCCGAAATGCCTTGATCAatctaaaaatttaacaacaattaATCTCTCTGATTAAATCAAAACATCTGATTAACAAAACAAAGAATTGTCAATTTGTGTTGTTCTTTTTAACTGAATAGTCTGATTCAAAGGGTGTGTAGTATAAGTCGCagctttaaaattgtaattcagAAGCGCTAGATGTCTCTGCCGACATAATATCTTGAAGTTTTCGTTGCAAATTATTAATTACATATtgcgccgtccagactatacgctattccggacggaataccagtgtttgtaaagaatcttacagtgtggtcGAACGCTAAGAATTGGtaagattttttacaaacacagacattccgtccggaaaaacttatagtcttTAAGACGCATTAAACTAAATTGTTTTAATGTACTAAATTGCttggcgctgtagattgttattacttaTACTATTTAAAAAATCCCGAGATTCTATATACTAAAATCCCGAATCATGGGTAGCGATTATGTCTTCCGATataacttatagtgtggccaacatctgggatatgttcgacacgagaacTGCTGTCCGAATAAACTTATATTCTGAACGGCGCATATGTGATTTCGATAAGTTACTAAAAAACGTAATACAAAAAtgaataaagaaaattgaagtagAATGTTTGTTCTGCTacctaaagctgagtactatgttctgttttcaagctgaaaaccagcttgttttcacggttacttttttaaattaattaatttagaaatataaaattatttgcaatcaattccttggacatTTTCAATCCATTATTTGACAatacttgatcaaaatataatcgtcttcataaatatatttgtacttttaatttagtgttttggtggaaaaaccgaacatagtactcaccttaacaagagaattatgcgctttacagattatcagttattccggacgacagtgctcgtgtcgaacatatcccatatattgtgcacgctataagttaagtccgaaggcataatcgatactgctgcatgtttatgggatcgataacacatttaccgccgacaagtcgtatcgatccgacacactgtaagattctgtacaaacaccgacattccgtccggaataactgatagtctgtaaagcgcattaagccATTTGCTTACGGCGCCATTCAGACGCATTCCGGactgaatgtctgtgtttgtaaagaatcttacagtgtgccgAACGTTAGGAATGTCGGCTATTGCTCCGTCCAGATTATCAGTTTTTCCGgccggaatgtctgtgtttgtaaataaGGCGCCCAGTAGACCCACATTCAGCCACTGCATTGCTTAATTCCTTTGGAAAACTCTTCTGTAAGAATTTTCCCATTGGTGTGATAAGCAAGCATACGCGTGTTACATTGACGACttcaataaaaagttttaatataagaaTAGCATTTGAGTATAGGATAAAGTATCTAAAACGTTTTTCAACATTGCAAAGAACGTATATTGAAATTTCGCAAATAAAAGTCAGATAAAAACTTGCGCAAAAAAGTAATAAAGCAGGCGCCAAAAAGGCAAACCACCAACCGATTAAAACCACCGTCAACCTCTTCTAAGCGTTATAATTGGGAATTGATTGTATACATGTAACGAGTGTTTGTgcgatgtattagaaataatcatttaaaaaatataagaacGAAAATTGGAGACTTCTGTCACCTGTcacatagaattaaaaaaacatataaacgtTATAAAAGAAAAGTTATCTTGTGAATTGATTTTTACATCCGGAAGACAATACCAACGAAAGCAATAAAACCGAAACTTCACGACAACGACGAATACAATAACAACCATTGCGTGTAACGTAGAATAACGGTAAGTGTTGTAATGTTCTCTTTTTTCTCAATTTCATGTAATGTGCTCACTCCCTTCAGTTACATGCTCACACTCTGCCTCatagcatattttttttttatttttcggcAAATTATGTTGGTGTGAGAATATCCATCAACCGATTGTCCTGGTTTCGTTTGCCAGGAAAAATCGTAGTGGATGCCGCCTTTATCCGTAATATCTGCATCTTTGTATGTTTGTGTGTCTATTAGGTTGCTTAACTTGTCTCGGCCATTAGAAGAAAAACCTGAAAATGGATTCTCTGAATTAGGTCACTGTGTCAAACAATCTCGGATTCATTGTGTGCTTGCAATTGTGTTAAGGAGATGGAGAGAACAAGAATTAGCAAAGTTAGCATTTTTATGGTTGCCATATGTCAACACAAAACGGGAACATCGTGGgcaattcaatttcatttctagtggTCGATATTTATTTACGCTATAAAAAATGGTTGTTCTCCACTCCTTATTTGTATGCTAAAATTTGGCTCAGATttctgtttttaatataaatatatattcggttcatacactgaaaacaatattgtACTAATATGAAAGACtgacaacctaaattttaggatacacaatttagacattttttttttacaaaattcttattAAAAGATGCattattgttttgttatttagAACATGATGCTTGCATCATTTTGTTAAAGTCGTATGACTTTGACGTAagttaagttttctttaaagtaaaaaacatttttgatttacggccattttcttgtagctccgttaggctttaactgccagttaacagaaagtaaattgcaaatatcttctctccgcttaactttaactgaaaatttttcagcagttaaatttctaactggcatgtggaatatataggcaagatgacagatatgtccatggtacggtttaaaagttcgttagctaacggagcactaacggagcttcatgaaaatgggtgttaaagaaataatctttgaatttaatgagatattgaatcattggtttaaatataaaaaaaaacttcaaatatagttttttttttgaaattaagaaaaatttgtatacattcatgtatatgttaaaatatggatttttaaattgacatttATTTTGATATGATATAAAAGAGAGATATAAtataaaagagaatgaaaattcgtgtcttaattttagttttatagaacctacactgaaaacagTGATAGGTTATATTTCGCATTTAAAAAATGGTATAAgaaattgccaaaaatgtatttgacGCCATATGAAGTTTATAATGAACGAAatttttgggtaaaattttaaggaaaatgtgtTTAATTAAGGtacacaaaaattattgaagtaaAGGAATCTTTATCATATTAGGGCAATTTTAACGAAAGAATAATAAATTCTAATCTCAAGTATCTATTTTGAGCGTATATTGATCGCACGATTTTACTGCATGAATATTTAGAATTCGccttttttatgcaatttgtgtaaaattggataTTTTGTGTTCTAATAACGATGTTCCAATTTCTCCATGATAACATATACAAGCTAAATGATGATTTACAAGCTTGCCGAAAGGAAGTACCTGATATTTTTTAGACCCATATATCTAGACTCACCAACGGGcatagtttaatttatttagttttgttatttgaaattaaaaaagattttcttcagctgcaccctcaaaaaaaaatcgcttctttaacatatgttcccaacatattttgcaggaagcacatatattattggatactgccgaaacataaatatgtttgttttatgtgaacatattatatgtttggaagcattttgagtctaaaaatatatgcttggaagaatttttcccaaagacgattctgctcattgcctaacatactcgtaattttcacatccacgaaatattttagttcttggcacctttctctgtaatacaaataatgttgaagaaattattcacttttataatttttttaaattttacctttcgcctgcacggagaatcgaaccgagcaccatacagtttgtaagccaacacactatccactggattacgtagctgttatagtcaccaggagataattatcgttataaattacatttatatagcatagtttgcagcgcccacgagcccatgcaaacataacattatttaacagaaacatacattggtttgccacgtggagcagtggttagcatgtctgccttgcatgcaaagggtcgtgggttcaatccctgctccgaccgaacactttttttatttttaatttacacatttatatttatactatattaaatttttataatgaaacttcgaaatgtgggttattaaagatttatagtcagtaacagtgcttgatataaacgaaattgactgatttttggataaaatattatttttttatttcaaaaataacaattttgtaacaaaaaactgtttttggtacaaaactttaaaatttggaaggaa
This is a stretch of genomic DNA from Haematobia irritans isolate KBUSLIRL chromosome 4, ASM5000362v1, whole genome shotgun sequence. It encodes these proteins:
- the Syx8 gene encoding syntaxin 8, with protein sequence MALVDVDSWLTEYESCSRLNQTLLTQLNDRDNKNASSPDYNRLTSSIQLGIRQFDRELQELKYKLNEASKSQTVTYQEIERRQQLWDSLQSQRQLLKNRYTSATRSDRTALLENSASSSIWSASPSNRTGRSVENAQGTADVIDVNRLKQAQIDILEEQNRGLETLSQTISRQRALATQIGQEFEEQNDILDNLANSVERVERGVNQQTQGVNRISRNEDKTYGYWIVIIVLFIAIIVVSVL